Proteins encoded together in one Yersinia mollaretii ATCC 43969 window:
- a CDS encoding ABC transporter permease encodes MTSLHSVFAALFPDLDRPIYLQDTFWSLVVVHVMLVLVSSIIAVLIGVGAGIAITRPAGKEFRSVVETVVAMGQTFPPVAVLAIAVPVMGFSEKPAIIALVLYGLLPILQGTITGIESVSRGIREVAQGVGMSTRQILWRVELPLAAPVIVAGIRTSVIINIGTAAIASTVGTKTLGSPIIIGLSGFNTAYVIQGAVVVALLAIITDMIFSRWSRRLSRWRELQMLPVENRG; translated from the coding sequence ATGACCTCCCTGCACAGTGTTTTCGCTGCACTATTTCCTGATCTCGATAGGCCCATTTATCTGCAAGATACATTTTGGTCACTGGTCGTCGTTCACGTCATGCTGGTACTGGTTTCCAGTATCATCGCTGTTTTGATTGGCGTGGGTGCCGGAATTGCAATCACGCGCCCCGCAGGGAAAGAGTTTCGCTCAGTGGTCGAAACTGTTGTCGCAATGGGCCAAACTTTTCCACCGGTTGCCGTACTTGCCATCGCAGTACCTGTGATGGGGTTTAGCGAAAAACCTGCCATTATCGCTTTGGTGCTATATGGCCTATTACCAATCTTACAAGGCACGATTACCGGTATTGAGTCTGTTTCACGCGGTATCCGCGAGGTGGCTCAAGGGGTGGGAATGAGTACCAGGCAGATTTTGTGGCGGGTTGAATTACCTCTTGCCGCACCTGTTATTGTTGCGGGTATTCGAACATCGGTCATTATCAATATTGGTACTGCTGCTATTGCCTCCACGGTCGGGACGAAAACGCTAGGTTCTCCCATTATTATTGGTCTAAGTGGCTTTAATACCGCTTATGTTATTCAGGGCGCGGTTGTTGTTGCTCTACTGGCAATAATTACGGATATGATTTTCTCTCGTTGGAGTCGACGGTTATCGCGTTGGCGCGAATTGCAAATGCTTCCCGTAGAGAACCGCGGCTGA
- a CDS encoding phosphate/phosphite/phosphonate ABC transporter substrate-binding protein — MLISLPMYGIQPQDIQPFGQLLLQQLHRYGVTTSDQQLAWPSDLLQHWHDPNLLLSQTCGFPLVTLLQQHVQLVGVFSYQSPYCTAEYYRSLVVVRADEKGETLADFRHRRVAYNSIDSQSGYNALRALITPLAINGRFFSHALASGSHYQSIEMIRQQQADIAAIDCISFALLQRANPSVVAGLKIIAQTEAAPGLPLITSLSTSPEQMTRIRQAINDTVNAPEAASAKDTLLIKAFSVLPWSAYDVIKQMQATAFTSGVTTL; from the coding sequence ATGCTGATTTCACTTCCGATGTACGGTATTCAGCCGCAAGATATCCAGCCTTTTGGTCAACTATTATTGCAGCAATTACATCGCTATGGTGTCACTACATCCGATCAGCAATTAGCCTGGCCCTCGGATTTACTGCAACACTGGCATGATCCCAATCTGCTTCTGAGCCAGACATGTGGCTTCCCTCTGGTGACCCTATTACAGCAACATGTGCAACTGGTCGGTGTATTCAGCTATCAATCACCTTATTGTACGGCAGAGTATTACCGCAGTTTAGTTGTGGTTCGAGCGGATGAAAAAGGGGAAACACTGGCCGATTTTCGGCACCGGCGAGTCGCGTATAACAGCATAGATTCTCAGTCTGGGTACAATGCTTTACGAGCTTTGATTACACCCTTGGCTATTAATGGGCGATTCTTTTCTCATGCATTAGCTTCTGGAAGCCATTATCAGTCAATTGAAATGATCCGACAGCAGCAGGCTGATATTGCTGCGATAGATTGTATTAGCTTCGCGTTATTACAACGGGCAAATCCATCCGTAGTTGCCGGATTAAAGATCATAGCGCAAACAGAAGCCGCACCTGGGTTGCCGCTGATTACTTCGCTGTCGACATCCCCAGAGCAGATGACCCGTATAAGACAAGCAATCAATGACACGGTCAATGCGCCGGAAGCCGCGTCAGCCAAGGATACATTATTGATTAAAGCATTTAGCGTATTACCTTGGTCAGCGTATGACGTCATTAAGCAGATGCAAGCAACCGCTTTTACATCGGGCGTAACAACACTTTAA
- the yedA gene encoding drug/metabolite exporter YedA — translation MPKQNSRNLWLLIGSLFTLYFVWGSTYLVIRIGVESWPPLMMAGLRYLIAGVLLFSFLAIRGHALPTLRQWMGASAIGILLLAIGNGLVTIAEHQHVPSGIAAVMVATVPLFTLCFSMLWGMRNTKLEWSGIALGLVGIILLNTGSNLLGNPMGAVLILLASASWAFGSVWSSRLALPSGAMSGAAQMLVAGVVLLVASTLSGEELNQMPSMGGILSLLYLIVFGSMLAISAYMFLLKNVRPAVATSYAYVNPVVAVLLGIGFAGESLSTTEWCALAVIVSAVVLVTLGKFLFKPR, via the coding sequence ATGCCAAAGCAAAATAGCCGTAATCTGTGGTTACTGATCGGTTCACTTTTCACCTTATATTTCGTCTGGGGTTCAACCTATCTGGTCATTCGTATCGGTGTGGAGAGCTGGCCGCCACTGATGATGGCGGGCTTACGCTACCTGATCGCTGGGGTGTTGCTGTTTAGCTTCCTTGCCATTCGAGGACATGCCCTACCCACATTACGTCAATGGATGGGGGCCAGTGCAATCGGCATCTTATTATTGGCGATCGGCAATGGGCTGGTCACCATCGCCGAACATCAGCACGTCCCTTCTGGTATTGCCGCCGTCATGGTCGCAACCGTACCGCTATTCACTCTATGTTTCAGTATGTTATGGGGTATGCGAAACACAAAACTGGAATGGTCGGGGATTGCACTCGGGCTGGTCGGGATTATCTTGCTGAATACTGGCAGTAACTTATTGGGTAACCCAATGGGCGCAGTCCTGATATTACTGGCTTCTGCGAGCTGGGCATTTGGTTCGGTCTGGAGTTCACGTCTGGCACTGCCAAGTGGTGCAATGTCCGGTGCTGCGCAGATGTTGGTTGCAGGGGTGGTGCTGTTAGTCGCCAGTACCTTAAGTGGCGAAGAGCTGAACCAAATGCCAAGTATGGGCGGCATTCTTTCATTGCTGTACTTAATTGTTTTCGGCTCAATGCTCGCCATCAGTGCGTATATGTTCTTACTGAAGAATGTCCGTCCGGCGGTGGCAACGAGCTACGCCTATGTGAATCCCGTGGTTGCTGTGTTACTGGGTATCGGTTTTGCTGGTGAAAGTTTGTCGACAACCGAATGGTGTGCATTGGCCGTTATTGTTTCTGCAGTGGTATTGGTCACATTGGGGAAATTTCTGTTCAAACCGCGTTAA
- a CDS encoding alginate lyase family protein, with product MLLLMLFAVPADAAQNEYAFLSASELQHNKLTIAQKQASKETLQAYQQLLQQADKALKRPDQSVMDKSIVPPSGSKHDYLSLSAYWWPDSEKSDDLPWVRKDGQINPASKNGDSDGVRLADFTAQVQTLTLAWYFSSEQQYADKAISLIRAWFIAPQTRMNPNLNFAQGVPGIAAGRGTGVLDGRYFATRIVDSLMMLRQNQHWTAEDESQMRQWMTAYLQWLQNSPAGKKEASAQNNHGNWYTAQVAGIAWYLQQPKVVAEMAELLKTKLDTQLAAEGAQPLELARTRSFHYSYFSLQAAVLMAQLADKVHIDLWRYQTPNGSGLIKALDFMAPFSDEQKKWPYRSLDHIGIRLVPLMVQADKGLGENRYQQWIQRADFSAMDDSKRRGAVAEALRETALLAVTTAQ from the coding sequence ATGCTGCTATTGATGCTGTTTGCTGTGCCTGCTGATGCCGCGCAAAATGAGTATGCTTTTTTATCAGCCAGTGAGTTACAGCATAATAAACTCACAATTGCACAAAAACAGGCATCGAAGGAGACCCTACAGGCTTATCAGCAGTTATTACAGCAAGCGGATAAAGCGCTGAAACGCCCGGATCAAAGTGTCATGGATAAAAGCATAGTGCCGCCCAGTGGTTCTAAACATGATTATCTAAGTCTTAGCGCATATTGGTGGCCAGATAGCGAAAAAAGTGATGACCTACCTTGGGTGCGCAAAGATGGGCAGATTAATCCGGCGAGTAAAAATGGGGACAGTGATGGTGTGCGCCTTGCTGATTTTACCGCCCAAGTACAAACATTGACACTGGCGTGGTATTTTTCCAGTGAGCAGCAATATGCCGATAAAGCCATCAGCTTGATTCGGGCTTGGTTTATTGCGCCACAAACGCGCATGAACCCGAATCTCAATTTTGCTCAGGGGGTGCCCGGAATCGCTGCCGGACGAGGTACTGGAGTGTTGGATGGGCGCTATTTTGCTACCCGTATTGTCGATTCGCTGATGATGCTACGACAAAATCAGCACTGGACCGCAGAAGATGAGAGTCAGATGCGCCAATGGATGACGGCCTATCTACAGTGGTTACAAAATAGCCCCGCCGGTAAAAAAGAGGCGTCGGCGCAGAATAATCATGGCAACTGGTATACGGCCCAAGTCGCAGGTATTGCCTGGTATCTGCAACAGCCAAAAGTGGTGGCCGAAATGGCTGAATTACTGAAAACCAAACTGGACACCCAGCTAGCCGCCGAAGGGGCACAGCCGCTGGAGTTAGCACGAACTCGCTCTTTCCACTACAGCTATTTCAGCTTACAAGCGGCGGTTTTGATGGCCCAACTGGCCGATAAAGTCCATATCGATCTGTGGCGTTACCAAACACCGAATGGCAGCGGTTTGATTAAAGCGCTTGATTTTATGGCCCCTTTTTCGGATGAACAGAAGAAATGGCCCTATCGCAGCCTTGATCACATCGGCATTCGCTTGGTGCCACTGATGGTTCAGGCGGATAAAGGTTTAGGTGAAAATCGCTATCAGCAATGGATTCAGCGCGCGGATTTTTCTGCTATGGACGATTCGAAGCGAAGAGGTGCGGTCGCTGAGGCACTGCGCGAAACAGCGTTATTGGCTGTGACTACCGCTCAATAG
- the ompF2 gene encoding porin OmpF2 produces MKRNILAILVPALLVATTSHAAEIYNKDSNKLDLYGKVKALHYFSDNNKSDGDKSYVRFGFKGATKITDELTGYGQWEYNIAANYAESQETKDNKTRLAFAGLRYGNLGSIDYGRNYGVLYDVAAWTDMLPEFGNDSYTRTDNFMTGRTTGVATYRNTDFFGLVDDLKFSLQYQGKNGSESESNNGRADATKQNGDGFGMSSSYEIGAGVSVGAAFASSNRTTAQKNGTFGKGDKADAWTTGLKYDDNGVYLAATYAETRNMTPISGTAVINNVSTSVSGFANKTQNVELVAQYLFDFGLKPSLAYVQSKGKDIEGIGDADLVKYVDIGASYYFNKNMSTYVDYKINQLDDNNKLKLNTDNVVAVGLVYQF; encoded by the coding sequence ATGAAACGTAATATTCTGGCAATCCTAGTACCGGCTTTATTAGTTGCCACTACGTCACACGCAGCAGAAATTTATAATAAAGATAGCAACAAGCTTGATTTATACGGAAAAGTAAAAGCACTGCATTACTTCTCTGACAATAATAAAAGTGATGGCGACAAGTCTTACGTCCGTTTTGGTTTTAAAGGTGCCACCAAAATTACTGACGAACTGACGGGTTACGGCCAATGGGAATATAACATTGCCGCTAACTATGCAGAGAGCCAAGAAACAAAAGATAATAAAACGCGTTTAGCTTTTGCTGGTTTACGTTACGGTAATTTAGGCTCAATCGATTATGGTCGTAACTACGGCGTATTATATGACGTCGCCGCTTGGACCGATATGTTGCCTGAGTTCGGCAACGACAGTTACACCCGAACTGACAACTTTATGACTGGCCGTACCACTGGCGTGGCAACTTACCGTAATACCGATTTCTTCGGTCTGGTTGATGACCTGAAATTCTCGCTGCAATATCAAGGCAAAAACGGCAGCGAATCCGAGAGCAACAACGGCCGTGCCGATGCGACCAAACAAAATGGCGACGGCTTCGGCATGTCTTCCAGCTATGAAATTGGTGCGGGTGTAAGTGTGGGTGCGGCCTTTGCCTCATCTAACCGAACCACCGCACAGAAGAACGGCACCTTCGGCAAAGGCGATAAAGCAGACGCTTGGACTACCGGTCTGAAATATGATGATAACGGTGTGTATCTGGCAGCAACTTATGCTGAAACCCGTAATATGACCCCTATTTCCGGCACTGCGGTGATTAATAATGTGTCAACCAGCGTGAGTGGTTTCGCTAATAAAACACAAAACGTCGAGTTAGTTGCACAATACTTGTTCGACTTCGGCTTAAAACCTTCTTTGGCGTATGTTCAGTCTAAAGGCAAAGATATCGAAGGTATCGGCGATGCTGATTTAGTTAAATATGTTGATATTGGTGCTTCTTATTACTTCAATAAGAACATGTCCACTTACGTTGATTATAAAATCAACCAACTGGATGACAATAATAAGTTGAAATTGAATACCGATAACGTGGTCGCTGTGGGTCTGGTTTATCAGTTCTAA